A genomic segment from Juglans regia cultivar Chandler chromosome 14, Walnut 2.0, whole genome shotgun sequence encodes:
- the LOC118344540 gene encoding uncharacterized protein LOC118344540, protein MISPIIFWNIRGVGTSYRRLRKIIKQFSPNIIALAEPFLLEDRIPSFLGRFSCNCFVTNEVHGGKIWLMWNSLVSIQWVAGSNQFITVKVEENGHTFLLSIIYAKCNRNDRRELWADLENMGTARIPWVLCGDFNIIKDESERRGFGALYFGSLPVGYSNGGELIQVWS, encoded by the exons atgatcagtcctattattttttggaatattagaggAGTAGGCACTTCTTATAGGAGGTTGAGGAAAATTATTAAGCAATTTAGCCCTAATATCATAGCTTTAGCTGAGCCCTTTTTGTTAGAGGATAGAATCCCGTCATTCTTAGGAAGATTTAGTTGCAATTGTTTTGTCACAAATGAGGTGCAtggtggtaaaatttggttGATGTGGAATTCACTGGTTTCGATACAGTGGGTGGCGGGGTCTAATCAGTTTATTACTGTGAAAGTAGAGGAGAATGGTCATACGTTTCTACtatctattatatatgcaaAGTGCAACCGTAATGATAGAAGAGAGCTTTGGGCGGATTTGGAAAATATGGGGACTGCCAGAATTCCTTGGGTTCTCTGTGGGGACTTTAATATCATTAAGGACGAATCAGAAAGAAGAG GTTTTGGCGCGCTCTACTTCGGATCACTCCCCGTTGGTTATTCAAATGGGGGAGAACTTATTCAGGTATGGTCCTAG